The DNA sequence AATAGAGTTAATTAGTTAAGTACTAAATGAGAGGATATatattcatttttaatttaaaatagtaaGATTCACGTAACATAAGAATTATAAGTTTAATAgtgattaatttattttattattttattatttttttcattttaaataatttaaattattttctttgTCGTTTAATTTATAGATAATAGTATTAATTTTTATGGCTTAAAATATATCCGCTTATAATCATTTTAAGGCTGGCTATACGTACTCACGAGTAGGGTAAAGAGTGGTTAGGGTTTGTTTACGGATATAGTCGGGTGCGGGTTCAAGGTATATCCTACCCTATTCTATCTTATCCGTATTACTAATATATAACacatatattttaaaaactatatatatagtaaaaGAAGTGAGAGTTAAATCTACGATTTCTCTCATATAATAGCTTAAAGTAAGTGAATAATCATtaagttaattagttaatttagtaatttaaaattattgaattttattaatatatataaaatttggaatgattgaattttatatttattttgaaaaatttatatttttctgcGAATAGAGTATGATAAAataggatttagaattttaagATACAAATAAGAttagaattgaaaaattttcaacttacatataaaataagataaaattattaaaaaaatttcgatCCGCGGATAAAGTCCAAACCTATCCTATTCTAACCCTTCCCAACCCTATTTGAAATTTCAAGAATCCAAAGTTTAATTGACCTAGTCTCTTTCTCATTTCTTGGACCATCACTACTTTGTATATTCATAGTAACTTCTGAACCTTTTCATATAGTTTTCTTGTGAACTTGAACCCAATTTAGAGTAAGAGTTCAATTTCAAAAgatctttatatttatttactgaatataaaatttataacaattaacgtcaataataataataatataattgcACCAGTTTAGGTAGAACCAGTTCTTGATCCATCTGATTGGACTCACGTGGAAGGTACGGTCAATCCGGTATAATTTAATTAaccaatttaatattttactgtatatatataaagattGAGAGAAGTCTAATAAATGAATGTACTAGCTAGTCAAGTAAGTCAACTTCATAAGTGTAACGTAAcgaatcaagaagcaataagaAACTGAATTGTTTATAATAAGTCATTTCTTGTTGTAGACTCCAAAGTTCAAACCAATGCACACATTTTAAGCACTGAATTTATTTGGCATCAATCCCCTCATTGAATCCTTGTAATCAGTATTCCTTCTCCATTTTATTGTTGCTTCATTGGACTCTCTCACCCTTCCCATGTTTCCCCTTACATAGCATATTTTAAATGATCacttataaatattttagaacAAAAATGTTTGGTTATTTAGCACATGCAATGAAAAGCTTGaaagatacaaattaaaattcctttttttttacgATTGGTTTTACATATTGTTATTATTCTACTCAAAAGGAGGGGAGAAATTAAAAGAGTTTAATTGTAAGGGGCAACGAAAGCTATTTTCAACGTTGCCATAAAAAAGCTATTTTGTATTGTAATGACACCAAACTAAATCTTTCAAACAAAACACCACATTATATTATAGATATATGACAGATATTAAAATTGAGGTGAATTCTATCaaactctttttaaaataatatataaattatttgtcatattttaattaggttattttgtaatttattatttaagatggtaatggtataattttttaaaatattaaaattctacTCCCGTTAATTAAAATACATTTCCACTCCTCCATTCATTCTTCATCATATAGTTTCCATCTTTTCACAACTAGAAAATTgattaatacagacagatttacagacgaatttactctttattacagacggatttttggttaccgacggattttgtccctctgtaaaagccCCGTCGGAAATTATTATCAATCGaaaaattacagacggatttttatcagttaccgacggattttcccTCTGTAAATTTTCTATCCATTTCCCAAAGGCGACGAActttccgacggattttccgtctgtaattacagacggattttcagacggatttcccgtctgtaattacagacggattttctgtctgtaattacagacggatttttcgtctgtaattacagacagatttttcgacggattttccgtctgtaatttgaaCCTTGGAAAATGATCTCACACTctgattacagacagaaaatccgtctgtaaattCGTCAGTAagataaaattgaatttttttattttttcaattacaaaataaacttgttttcatactaaatagatataaatttaatacaaatttttatctaatttgtattcaaatatttataatatttcaaaaaaataaacaaattcattgtattatcaaactaaaagaaaagtactataataaacaaacaagtcaatataattcaaaatacAAACAAAATGTATTGATACATCAACTATAATCCTCAATGTATTATTCAACCATACTAAAACTATCAACTATACTAAAAGCTGTGTTATTTTCCATACTAAAACAGAAATTGAAAAACTCCAAAATCTCCAGATCAATTTAGACCTCAAATACAACAATCTCTCAAGTGAAATCCCAACTTTTCTTGGGAATCTGTTGAAATTAGAAGCACTTGATCTTTCCCACAATTAATTCACTGGAAAAGTCCCTCCACAAGTTGGTGACATGAGCAGTTTGGGAGTGCTTGATCTCTTCTACAATAACCTTCAAGAAAAATTGGACAGGAAATTCTCTCATTGGCCGGACAGGAAAATCATGATCATGCTCACCATATACTGGCTTTGAATTAAGGTCATTAATCTCAAAACTATAGAAAGTGCAGCAAGCCAAATGTTCCACTTAGTTGACCAATAAAAAgtcttttttctttaatattttctttaataacTTAATTTACAGACTCTTCTTTTCACAAGGTATCTTTCATTCTTcattcatgcattttcttataTATTCAGTTTCATatttaaatgattttttaaaattaatgcaGGTATGCAAAAActgatttttaatgattttatcCAAAAATATGCTGAAACACAACAAAATAACTTTTCATATACAAGAAAAGAAGCCAGCACCTTTTCAATGGGAACCTCATTCCGTTTGCACCAGGCAACTGTAATCCTAGGGTCAAGATAGTTTATCTTGGACGTGCCCAATGCCACAGTTTTCAGATCTTCTTTTGTCTTCATATCACGTTCCATTTTCTCAATCTTTGCATTGGTTTGAGAGATCTTTTCTCTAGCCTGTGCATTACATTTACCAAAATTATACATCACATCTAATCAAAACAATCATTAAGAATTTCGGAAAAGGTATATTATGCTTCAGGGGCTAAGTTCCTTTTTGTCTTTCCATCTGAACCCTTTAGAGGGGACCTTCCTTTCCTTGCTCTGTCCAAATCTGTCTTTAGCTCCTTCAGAACATCCTACAAGATTAAGCCAAATCCAATTATATGTTTATGAGCCACAAGGCAAGTCTACTGTAAAATTCAAGCATATCAATCAAGAAATTCACCCAGTAACAAGTCCATTACCTGAAGCTCACCAATCTTGTTTGTTAACTTTTCAATTTGTGACAAGTGAGATTTTGAAACACTGCGTTGATGATTACAAATGATTGCAACCTTTTACGGAAAACACAAGTCAATAAAACTTgaacatgaaaaaaaaattacacaaatGCAATATCATTGGTATAAAGAATTGATCACTTAGTGAAATTACCTGTTTATTTGCATGTTGATAAACAAGAATCTTTTCGACAACATCACCCTCTTTAGTTTCCTTATTCAACTGTTGTCACATGATTCCAGGAAAATTAAGCATGCATGTCCATATATAATCCAAGACAAGAAATCATCATAAATACATAAGAAATGAACTTTCCACTTGGAATATATCTAGAAGCACAAGGATTTATTATAGAATTTCATGGTGAGTAGCTCCAAGAGaagattttgtgttttttccCATGTTTATTGGCACATAGTTCTGTGCTTTGTACATTTTTATGACCTTCGACATGTAAAGAGGTAATCCAATATTCCAATGGTGCCAAAATTAAAAGCTAATAGAAAATTTCAATAGTTAAAATTGCCCTCTAACCTAAATGGATAAGGGTGGACGAAAGAGCACTTTCAATGTCAGACATAgaattattaacaaaatataCAAATGCCAATTGCTACAACACAGAACATGCCATTTCAATAAAGCAGTTCTTACCATATCATCCAACGTGATAGATGCATTGAATGTACGGAAGACCTTTGCAGTTAGGCCAGGCATGAGTTCCTTCAGATGAGCATTTAATTTACTTGTATCCAACTTGTCAAAAAGATCATCCCGGGGCGCTTATCTGAAAATTAATAACAGGAATGTATTTGAAAGCTTCTCACTTATAATGGTAACAAATAAAGTTTCTTtgtctttttctcttcttttttttttagtgaTGGGAAGACAGTTCCTGACCTTTTTGGAACTTCAAAATTGCATCGTAAACAGGAAGCTCAACCTCAATTGTATTCTCATACTTGATAGAATCTTTACCAAGGAAGTTAAACTGTAATTTAACAAAAAGGAAATATGCCAACCATCAAGTATAAGAGAAACCTGAAAGTGTTGCTAGTGAAAATCTGAATTGCAGAAAATAGTTGCTATGGTTATCATGCTCCCTTCCATGTTCTCATCAAATACGCCGTAATCACTATGGTTATCATGCTCCCTTCCATGATACCAATATACCACACAAAAGAAAAGCACCTTAACTTCAATGCTTTGTTAATATCAGAGGAGTCTTTAATACAAAAGGAGTACAGCAAACTAAATTTCAGATAGCCAAAGTCAGAAGATCAACTGACCCTCTTCAGGAATCCGGCACCAAATGCTCTGGTGACTTTTAATTGACCTTTCACTCTATCATTCAATATGGCTTGATTATCATCTGGGTGTTCTGCTCTTATTCTAAACACTTCCTgcaagaaaaattgaaaaaaaataatcagCAAAGGAATAAAACCAACATCTTAAAAATACGAAAACTTTTCTTTCTAGTAAAGgcttataattaattatgttcaTAAATAGCACCACACAAacttttccttttaatttgCTCTTATCCATTTTTAGAAGTTTCAATCAAGCTATCTCATCTAAATAATAAGGTCAATCTTGTTCTTGACTGCAATATGTGTTGCATGCGTAAATCATGGATATGAAAATATGCAGACATTGCTCACAAAAAGGGGatagtaaaaaatattatgatgATGAAATGTGAATAAAAGCCAATGAGACAGAAAAAACTgaaatataaacaaaattattcaaattcCAAACAACTCACACATACACATGCAAGCACCAAGTAGTAGAACGCAATTCAATAACTAATGTATGTCTAGTGGATCACATTTCAGAATTTCAAGATGTGACCACAATTCCTTAGCTTCTCAAAATAAATACCATTTGTTATTTACTTCATTGATCaacaaaaacatttttttttctgaaaaaaagaaggaaacaCACCTCTTCAATACTTGTGCTGTGATCTGTTGAAAGCTGAACAGCCCTCATTTTCAGTCCACAAAGGGATATCTCTCTGTTTTTGTTCATCATGTTAAGACGACTGTTTATGTTGTGCATTGAGACTCCTCTGAAATTGTGTAGCAGAATATCAAAGGCTCATAAACAACAGAAAAATTGTGGCATTTCCCTTATAATAGAAAAGGAGCATAAATACCTGAGCATTGGCTTTAAGAGTGAGATTTTCAGAGACGTCGCACTTGACTCTTGCATTGAGCCTTCCATTAGTCAATATTCTCCCCAACACCAAGCACAATAATATCATCGTCAATGAGTGTTGGAACTTACAACAATGAAACGAAACTAAGCAAAATCAGAGGGGGGAAAAGCACCTTGGGATGATCAATGAAGGTTGCACCAAACTCATAGTTAGCGGTAGGAATCTTAATAGTCTCCGTTGACTGAGAAGGGATCTCAGTAGACCCCATCGAAACGCTGGTCGCAATCAGATTCCAACCAAGAACCAAATAAACaaattagataaatattttTGCATAATTTAATTTGAAGTCAGCTAAAAGATATGAAGAGGTACCCGTGATTGAGGGAGAACTTCTGGTTGAGCATCTTGGTGAAATTAAGTCAGCTTGTAAGTCAGCTTCTCATTGATTTTCTTCACAATTTCGGGCAGAGTTTTGGATATGATCATGCCTTGAACTTGAACTAGCCTCTGTGCCAGAACAGGAACACCAACAATGGATTTGTCAATCTTTGAAAGCATTGGATGAAACTCAAACCAGTTAACATCATCAGCAGTTACCTTTTCCAACAAGCCTTCAGGAGACTTATCAGCCTTTGTTACAACAGCCAAGGTTCTCAAACCAGTTTTATCCACAGACTGAGACATTCTtatggattcacaagtagtAAAATCAACGGTAGCAGAAAGAACATTCAGAATAATGCTCTCTTCAGGCCTAATATACTCCATGATAATATCCTTGATCTGATCATAGATATTTTCAGGCTGGCCATGAACAGGAACCCTAGTTATACCAGGAAGATCCACCATTGTCAAGTTCCCTCCCAAACTAATACTGACAAAATATTGTAAACAATTATAATTCAGATTCAAACCAATCATGGTCCTCAATCAAAAGTTTGAATTAGTAACTAAAAAAGGAACTGAGAAAGCACATAGATCACAATAAACAATGAGAAAGCAGAGCGATTACGATAAGcaaaaaaaatcatatgaaTTTTGAGTTGAAGTCTGGGAAAAATATAATGCTGCCAATACGAAGATCACCTTGAATTTAGAATGCTTGAGAATAGGAGCATCGCCAGTGGCTCTCCGATGAACAACCACTGCCAcaaaaccaaaaccctagttcaCGCACCATATCGGTTCGAACAGGGGGCAAGAGAGAGGTGGAACCGCGGCTGACGGTGGAACCGATTTTAGTCGCCACGGAGCTAGGGCTTGCGCGAAGGTATGCGAGCCAGAACTGAAGGGGATAAAAGGAGAGAGAGGCACGGCGGTGGTGGAGCTTGAGCTTGCTTTGTTCTGCGAACGAGAGACACAGGGGCTGTATTCTACTGGTTCCGTGTTtaaagaagaggagaagaaggagaaagtaGCTGCGGCGGTTAGAGTGGCCGGCGGTGGCGCTGTGGGTGaggaaaggagaagaagaagctcgTCGGCGGTGGCGCTGTGGGAAATGCTAGGTTTGATTTGTGTGATGTGAATGAATGGAGCTCGTGGATAAACATAACCCCAACCATCATAAAcctaaaatatcaaatatttccgacggaaaattttaaattacagacggattttctgtctataataatttaataaaatgcagcgttttgtctatttaattacagacagattttccgtctgtaactatttttcatgaaaaaaaaaattaatttttccgacggaattatcgacggatttctttttccgtctgtaatttatgctaattcatattttttgttttccgacAAAAAATTCCTCTGTAATTCCATCTGTATTTTCGTGGgataaaatccgtcggaaatatCCCTTTGTAATAATTACTTTTCTAGTAGTGTTTTAAGCATCGCCATCGCAGTCGTGATAAGAAACAGCACCAAAGTCGTCGCGATCTACTGTCCTTTCACataatctctctttttttagCACATCATCTCTTAACGATGTCATTGAATTCTCATCGCCCTTAACTTCGCTGTCCTAGCGTGGACGTCATCACTATCTCCCGTCATCTCACTCGATCCCTCTTCCTACCGTAGATCACTTCTTACCAACATAATTAATGGTTAGtttggttattaaattttttattaaaaaaatatatctttatttaattacctaatgaaatatatatttatatgtaaaatataatataataaaggtgaaaactcaagtgcagtcgaacttcacgtgaagttgatacctgagagccgttagatgatttgactgatttgagtaaattttcatctaacggctctcatATATCAATTTTACGTGAAATCGACTTcacctgagtttccacctaTAATAAAGTAAATCtattcaaaatatttaaaagtataattaaaatcataaacatacaaatataataataaaatttatattctaAACAAGTAagcatattttttatcatatataaattatttaaaaaataaatatattattaaaattaataattaaataaattatttttataaaaaattattttttatattattttaaaaaaaatctaatatatcaatttaaaaaataatataaaaatatattttaaataaaaaaatttaatattacattttttaaatataaaaataaattatataaatatttaagagataaatataaaatatatatct is a window from the Arachis stenosperma cultivar V10309 chromosome 3, arast.V10309.gnm1.PFL2, whole genome shotgun sequence genome containing:
- the LOC130969249 gene encoding DNA topoisomerase 1-like isoform X1; this translates as MYNFGKCNAQAREKISQTNAKIEKMERDMKTKEDLKTVALGTSKINYLDPRITVAWCKRNEVPIEKVIVEEIKHSQTAHVTNLWRDFSSELIVGKIKCF
- the LOC130969249 gene encoding DNA topoisomerase 1-like isoform X2 — translated: MPGLTAKVFRTFNASITLDDMLNKETKEGDVVEKILVYQHANKQVAIICNHQRSVSKSHLSQIEKLTNKIGELQDVLKELKTDLDRARKGRSPLKGSDGKTKRLEKRSLKPMQRLRKWNVI